From the Bacillota bacterium genome, one window contains:
- a CDS encoding hydrogenase maturation nickel metallochaperone HypA, whose amino-acid sequence MHELPITKSILDIALQHAALNRASKVLSIHLQIGKLSDLEDAWLQRYFDYLSKGTVAEGAKLKIERMPIMVMCSSCNLSYEAHAENIGNLACPACGATSATLVSGGEYFIKTMEVQ is encoded by the coding sequence TTGCACGAACTGCCGATAACGAAGAGTATCCTGGACATCGCCCTGCAACACGCTGCCCTGAACAGGGCCAGCAAGGTGCTTTCCATTCACCTGCAGATCGGCAAGCTCAGCGATCTGGAAGATGCATGGCTGCAGCGTTACTTTGATTATTTGAGCAAAGGCACGGTTGCCGAGGGAGCAAAGCTGAAGATAGAAAGAATGCCGATCATGGTGATGTGCAGTAGTTGTAACCTGTCCTACGAGGCCCATGCGGAAAATATAGGAAACCTGGCCTGTCCAGCTTGCGGGGCAACGAGCGCCACGCTTGTTTCCGGTGGGGAATATTTCATCAAAACAATGGAGGTACAGTGA
- a CDS encoding ABC-F family ATP-binding cassette domain-containing protein has product MILNISNLHKSYGSKKVLAGVSFRIGAGEKIGLVGANGSGKTTFLRIIVGEEKADEGQVALARGLTCGYLSQKPEPLPGTSLEDFLKESRQDLFALKEKLAKIENKMARPEIRDDRAALHSLMDKYSELSCRLEFMDGYDFERILLGVIHGLGFTEKELLQEMSTLSGGEKTRAQLASLLLRDHDLLILDEPTNNLDPEATAWLENYLHAWRGALLIVSHDRYFLDRFVHKISILENSVIRTYRGNYSSFSKQREMERIAAERAYRKQQQIIKKDLDFIRNASTDEIKRARSRKKMVDRLTLVEKTQDSLKMKPRFQFTGRGSNIVLAFDEVSKSFHDMNLFGNISFKIRRGERVAVMGPNGSGKTTLLRMVTGEMLPDSGSIRRGPGVKMIYFDQEHEQLDHDATVLENVMDVSAMSESEARSYLASYLFRGDDVFKTARDLSGGEKSRLALARIAVSDSNFLVMDEPTNYLDIGGIEQLEKSLSAYPGTIMLVSHDRYFISRLATAVLAIEDVQANLYPYSFQAYLEMKERAGDKIGPETDGKKEARQQRLREREIKKRRREEMLALRRHKREMEAIVANLEEEISYAEKTKKMLELKLARPGTYDDFQKARGLAEQLEQTRKKIKDLYARWEKAATRLEMLPPEEPDP; this is encoded by the coding sequence ATGATTTTAAATATCAGCAATCTTCACAAGTCATATGGATCCAAGAAGGTTCTTGCGGGGGTCTCATTTCGTATCGGGGCCGGTGAGAAGATCGGGCTCGTGGGTGCCAACGGCTCCGGGAAAACCACTTTCCTCAGGATCATCGTGGGAGAGGAAAAAGCAGATGAGGGACAGGTCGCCCTTGCCCGGGGCCTGACTTGTGGCTATCTGAGCCAGAAACCGGAACCTCTGCCCGGCACATCCCTGGAGGATTTTCTGAAGGAATCCAGACAGGATCTTTTTGCATTGAAGGAGAAACTGGCAAAAATAGAAAACAAAATGGCCCGGCCCGAAATCAGGGACGACAGAGCTGCCCTGCACTCCCTGATGGATAAATACAGTGAACTGTCCTGCCGTCTCGAATTCATGGACGGTTACGATTTTGAAAGAATACTCCTTGGCGTTATTCATGGCCTGGGCTTTACCGAGAAAGAACTATTGCAGGAAATGTCCACTCTGAGCGGCGGAGAAAAAACCCGGGCGCAGTTGGCTTCCCTTCTCCTGCGGGATCATGACCTGCTCATCCTGGACGAACCCACCAATAACCTGGACCCGGAAGCCACTGCCTGGCTTGAAAATTATCTGCATGCCTGGCGCGGGGCGCTTTTGATCGTCTCCCACGACCGCTATTTCCTTGATCGCTTCGTCCACAAAATTTCCATTCTGGAAAATTCAGTGATCAGAACTTACAGGGGAAATTACTCTTCCTTCTCCAAACAGAGAGAGATGGAAAGAATTGCTGCAGAGAGGGCATACAGGAAACAGCAACAAATTATCAAAAAGGACCTGGATTTTATCCGCAACGCATCGACAGATGAAATCAAGAGGGCACGGAGCCGGAAGAAAATGGTGGACAGACTAACATTGGTGGAAAAAACGCAAGACAGCCTAAAAATGAAACCCCGATTCCAATTTACCGGGAGAGGCAGCAATATTGTCCTGGCCTTTGATGAAGTCAGCAAATCTTTCCACGACATGAATCTTTTTGGAAATATTTCTTTCAAGATCAGACGGGGAGAGCGGGTCGCCGTCATGGGCCCCAACGGATCGGGCAAAACCACTCTCCTGCGCATGGTCACCGGTGAGATGCTTCCCGACAGCGGCTCGATCAGGAGGGGGCCGGGGGTCAAGATGATCTATTTCGATCAGGAACATGAACAGCTTGATCACGATGCCACCGTCCTTGAAAATGTCATGGATGTCTCGGCAATGTCGGAGTCGGAGGCGCGCAGCTATCTGGCCTCTTATCTCTTCCGGGGAGATGATGTCTTCAAGACCGCCCGGGATTTGAGCGGCGGTGAAAAAAGCCGCCTGGCCCTGGCCAGGATCGCGGTCTCCGATAGCAATTTCCTGGTCATGGATGAGCCCACCAATTATCTGGATATCGGTGGAATTGAACAACTGGAAAAATCGCTTTCCGCCTATCCGGGAACAATCATGCTGGTTTCTCATGATCGCTATTTCATCTCCCGCCTGGCAACGGCTGTACTGGCAATCGAGGATGTTCAAGCAAATCTATATCCATATTCTTTCCAGGCCTATCTGGAGATGAAAGAACGGGCCGGTGATAAAATTGGCCCGGAAACCGACGGCAAGAAAGAAGCCCGGCAGCAGAGGCTCCGGGAAAGGGAAATAAAGAAGAGACGCAGGGAGGAGATGCTGGCCCTCAGGAGACACAAACGTGAAATGGAGGCGATCGTCGCCAACCTGGAAGAGGAAATCAGTTATGCCGAGAAAACAAAAAAGATGTTGGAATTGAAGCTGGCCCGGCCAGGAACCTACGATGATTTCCAGAAAGCAAGGGGCCTTGCAGAACAGCTGGAACAGACCCGAAAAAAAATCAAGGATCTCTATGCACGATGGGAGAAAGCCGCCACCAGACTTGAGATGCTTCCTCCCGAGGAACCGGATCCCTGA
- a CDS encoding helix-turn-helix transcriptional regulator, whose product MKNKRMRIARMEHDMKQEDLAKAVGVTRQTIGLIEAGDYNPTLNLCIAICKALGKTLDDLFWEE is encoded by the coding sequence ATGAAAAACAAACGGATGAGAATAGCGCGTATGGAACATGACATGAAACAGGAAGATCTGGCGAAGGCAGTGGGGGTGACGAGGCAGACAATCGGTTTGATCGAGGCCGGTGATTACAATCCAACCCTCAACCTGTGTATTGCCATCTGCAAGGCGTTGGGCAAAACACTTGATGATTTGTTCTGGGAGGAATGA
- a CDS encoding aminoglycoside phosphotransferase family protein, whose amino-acid sequence MHIAEIVKHFKFEGGYAGADQLASGHINDTYVVVFVGAGGQKRRYILQRINRNVFKDPGLLMDNIVRVTRHLQKRIVENGGDPARETMNVIPTRGGNSYHRTGTGDCWRAYDFVEGARSYQKVEDPLQFYHAGRAVGRFQMLLDDFPAGTLHETIPGFHDTPGRLNVLFQAVEKNSAGRADLVVAEIDFVKKRAADTKVLVDLLAEGKLPLRVIHNDTKFNNVLIDDETGEGICLVDLDTVMPGLSLYDFGDAIRYGSSTAAEDEPDLSRVKMDMVLYEQFCRGYLQETAHFLTPLEIEYLPFSARLITLECGIRFLTDYIEGDLYFKTQRKDQNLDRARTQFKLVSDMENNMKRMQAIVEKYSDAG is encoded by the coding sequence ATGCACATTGCAGAGATCGTGAAACACTTCAAATTCGAGGGCGGATACGCGGGGGCCGACCAGCTTGCATCCGGTCATATCAATGATACCTATGTCGTTGTTTTTGTCGGGGCAGGCGGCCAGAAAAGACGTTATATCCTGCAACGGATAAACCGGAATGTATTCAAGGATCCCGGCCTGCTGATGGATAATATCGTCAGGGTTACCCGTCACCTGCAGAAAAGGATCGTGGAAAACGGGGGTGATCCGGCCCGTGAAACCATGAATGTTATTCCCACGCGGGGCGGCAACAGCTACCACAGGACAGGAACGGGGGACTGCTGGCGTGCCTATGATTTTGTTGAAGGGGCGCGATCGTACCAGAAGGTGGAAGACCCCTTGCAGTTTTACCATGCGGGCAGGGCTGTGGGCAGATTCCAGATGCTCCTTGATGATTTTCCTGCCGGGACCCTTCATGAAACCATCCCCGGTTTTCATGATACCCCCGGGCGCTTGAATGTTCTTTTTCAGGCGGTGGAAAAGAACAGTGCAGGCCGTGCCGATCTTGTAGTTGCCGAGATTGATTTTGTGAAAAAAAGGGCTGCCGACACGAAAGTGCTTGTTGATCTGCTTGCCGAAGGCAAACTCCCCTTGCGGGTCATCCACAATGATACCAAGTTCAACAATGTATTGATCGATGACGAGACGGGCGAGGGCATCTGTCTGGTTGATCTGGATACGGTGATGCCCGGACTGTCCCTGTACGATTTTGGTGATGCTATACGCTATGGTTCCAGTACCGCCGCCGAGGATGAACCGGATCTTTCCAGGGTGAAGATGGATATGGTGCTGTACGAACAATTCTGCCGGGGATATTTGCAGGAGACTGCCCATTTTTTGACTCCCCTGGAGATCGAGTACCTGCCTTTCTCGGCCAGGTTGATCACTCTAGAATGCGGCATCCGCTTTCTGACCGATTATATCGAGGGGGATCTGTATTTCAAGACACAACGGAAAGATCAAAACCTTGATCGTGCCCGTACCCAGTTCAAACTGGTGAGTGATATGGAAAACAACATGAAACGGATGCAGGCCATTGTTGAAAAATATTCTGATGCCGGATAG
- the hypB gene encoding hydrogenase nickel incorporation protein HypB has product MAKVRLIEIRKEILGDNARLAGTTREQLQKKGTMLLNLMSSPGSGKTSLIMRTIEGLKGNVNLGVIEADIDSTVDAEKVSATGIPAVQLRTGGFCHLDAIMVNQGLEALGENKLDLIIIENVGNLVCPAEFDTGAHRNVMILSVPEGDDKPLKYPLMFSVCDLLLVNKMDYLSLSDFDPGTLRKRVLNLNPRMAILEISCKTGEGIGAWIDWLNGEIASLKNEP; this is encoded by the coding sequence ATGGCCAAAGTCAGGCTCATCGAAATCAGGAAGGAAATTCTCGGTGACAATGCCCGGCTGGCCGGAACGACCCGGGAACAACTGCAAAAAAAGGGAACGATGCTCCTGAACCTGATGTCTTCACCGGGTTCGGGCAAGACCAGCCTGATCATGCGGACAATAGAAGGGTTGAAGGGCAACGTCAATCTCGGCGTGATCGAAGCAGATATCGACTCGACCGTTGATGCCGAAAAAGTTTCTGCCACGGGCATTCCCGCTGTCCAGCTCAGAACAGGCGGTTTCTGTCATCTGGATGCCATCATGGTCAATCAGGGGCTCGAAGCCCTGGGCGAAAATAAACTGGATCTGATCATCATCGAAAATGTCGGCAACCTGGTCTGCCCGGCAGAATTTGACACCGGCGCACATAGAAATGTGATGATCTTGAGCGTTCCCGAGGGAGATGACAAGCCGCTCAAATACCCCCTCATGTTTTCTGTCTGTGATCTTCTTCTAGTCAATAAAATGGATTATCTTTCACTGAGTGATTTTGACCCGGGCACCCTGCGCAAGAGAGTTTTGAATCTGAATCCCCGCATGGCCATACTGGAGATTTCCTGCAAAACGGGAGAGGGCATCGGGGCATGGATTGACTGGCTGAACGGGGAGATTGCCTCCCTCAAGAATGAACCGTAA
- a CDS encoding NAD(P)/FAD-dependent oxidoreductase: MKGKIIVAGAGGGGLVAARILGQHGYEVKVFEKNRQGEVSYDWHDDVTPHVFTRLNIPLPEPEYYFKKRDWSFITPDGKNIIRIYQDAEKIDLSMERRPLIELLLARAAEHAEIYHEAVVEDLIVEDNRVRGMIVNGEKVFADLVIDSSGLNSILRERLPGSYRIQRHPRKEEVIYAYRAFYNRRPGSREPEHTNKAYLKHLGEEGISWCIFDPSGQVNVLVGRIGQLDDQTLQRGLKALREDNEIIGDRILRGGYSTAIPIRYPLSRMVGPGYVAVGDSAFMTIPMLGSGIATSMIAGHILAEVITAAVQSPLSVENLWHYQVRVMTDFGAENTGVDVLKRWLLSADNEGLSYLMGHNVVDADDMKKTAVGELVDLSLPDMLRKLAVGYRKMGLLLQLNQVLSKARKARKMALNIPPTYNEVKIDTWQENFDRMLNS; this comes from the coding sequence ATGAAAGGTAAAATTATTGTAGCCGGTGCCGGAGGGGGCGGCCTGGTAGCTGCCCGGATATTGGGCCAACATGGATACGAGGTCAAAGTTTTTGAAAAGAACAGGCAGGGAGAAGTCAGTTACGACTGGCACGATGATGTGACGCCGCATGTCTTTACCAGGTTGAATATCCCCCTGCCGGAACCGGAATATTATTTCAAAAAAAGGGATTGGTCGTTTATCACCCCCGACGGCAAGAATATCATCCGGATTTACCAGGATGCAGAAAAAATAGATCTGTCCATGGAGCGCCGCCCCCTGATCGAATTGCTTCTGGCCCGGGCGGCGGAGCATGCAGAGATCTATCATGAAGCCGTGGTCGAAGATCTGATTGTCGAGGACAACCGGGTCAGGGGCATGATCGTGAATGGAGAGAAGGTCTTCGCCGACCTGGTTATCGACAGTTCCGGGCTCAACTCCATATTGAGGGAACGGCTCCCGGGAAGTTACCGCATCCAGCGCCACCCCCGGAAAGAAGAAGTCATATATGCCTACCGGGCCTTTTACAACCGCCGCCCCGGCTCCAGGGAGCCGGAACATACCAACAAAGCATATCTCAAACATCTGGGCGAAGAGGGTATCTCCTGGTGTATCTTTGACCCATCGGGCCAGGTCAACGTTCTTGTGGGCCGGATCGGGCAACTGGACGATCAGACCCTGCAACGGGGGTTGAAAGCACTGCGGGAAGACAACGAGATAATCGGCGACCGGATCTTGCGCGGTGGCTATTCGACAGCCATACCCATCCGCTATCCCCTTTCACGCATGGTGGGCCCCGGCTATGTTGCAGTGGGCGACAGCGCTTTCATGACCATCCCCATGTTGGGCTCGGGCATAGCCACTTCCATGATAGCAGGGCACATTCTGGCTGAAGTGATTACTGCGGCTGTTCAAAGCCCTCTATCCGTGGAAAACCTGTGGCATTACCAGGTGCGGGTCATGACCGATTTCGGGGCCGAAAATACCGGGGTGGATGTTCTGAAAAGGTGGCTGCTGTCCGCCGACAACGAAGGGCTCAGCTATCTGATGGGCCACAACGTGGTCGATGCAGACGATATGAAAAAAACTGCCGTCGGAGAGCTGGTCGATCTCTCCCTTCCCGACATGCTGCGCAAACTGGCCGTGGGCTACCGGAAGATGGGTCTGTTGCTGCAGCTCAACCAGGTGCTGTCAAAAGCAAGGAAGGCGAGAAAGATGGCCCTGAACATCCCCCCGACATACAACGAGGTCAAAATAGACACCTGGCAGGAAAACTTTGACAGGATGTTGAATTCATGA
- a CDS encoding 4Fe-4S binding protein gives MDIYEQLREILDSHPATAPKSKYLDEILRIFFTPQEAAVAVAMSYKAKHVEEIARKAGLPGEETLKRLEAMAGKGIIITKKREGQKLYGLLPLIPGIFEFPFMKGGGQPVHKRLGELWEKYHREALGVSFAGNPTPLMRVVAVERSITPLNRVHPYEEVKHLIENASSIALARCACRVSIGACDRPKEVCLIFGSATDFLVEGGFARHISKDEALKVLDIAEEAGLVHTSNNSADRANLICNCCPCCCTVLRGKTQLNHPHAFEPSRFEAVVDADECTGCSTCADERCPMKAIKMVDQIAVVDTAECIGCGLCVTTCPTGAIVLAEREQAPSTPDTLGEMATAVLQEKGRLEAFLKIMQG, from the coding sequence ATGGATATCTACGAGCAATTGAGAGAAATTCTGGATTCTCATCCGGCTACCGCGCCAAAGTCCAAATATCTTGATGAAATCTTGAGGATATTTTTTACACCGCAGGAAGCGGCCGTGGCCGTGGCCATGAGCTACAAGGCAAAACATGTGGAGGAAATTGCACGGAAAGCGGGACTTCCCGGGGAGGAGACGTTGAAACGTCTGGAAGCAATGGCCGGTAAGGGAATTATTATCACCAAGAAAAGGGAAGGGCAGAAACTCTACGGCCTGTTACCGCTGATTCCGGGGATATTCGAGTTTCCCTTCATGAAGGGCGGCGGCCAACCGGTACACAAACGCCTGGGTGAACTATGGGAAAAATACCACCGGGAAGCACTTGGTGTCTCCTTTGCCGGAAATCCCACACCCCTGATGAGGGTGGTTGCCGTTGAAAGATCAATCACGCCGCTGAATCGGGTCCATCCCTATGAAGAGGTCAAACACCTCATCGAGAACGCCTCTTCCATCGCACTGGCCAGATGCGCCTGCAGGGTCAGTATCGGCGCCTGCGACAGGCCGAAGGAAGTCTGCCTGATTTTCGGCAGCGCCACGGATTTTCTTGTCGAGGGCGGATTTGCCCGCCATATCAGCAAGGATGAAGCTCTGAAGGTACTGGATATTGCGGAAGAAGCGGGCCTGGTACATACAAGCAACAACAGTGCGGATCGGGCAAATCTCATCTGCAATTGTTGCCCCTGCTGCTGCACCGTTCTGCGCGGAAAAACCCAGCTGAACCATCCACATGCTTTCGAGCCCAGCCGCTTCGAGGCCGTGGTTGATGCCGATGAATGCACGGGCTGTTCAACCTGTGCCGATGAGCGCTGCCCGATGAAAGCGATAAAGATGGTGGATCAGATAGCGGTGGTTGATACGGCAGAATGCATCGGCTGCGGCCTCTGTGTTACCACCTGCCCCACCGGTGCCATTGTCCTGGCGGAAAGGGAGCAGGCGCCTTCAACCCCGGATACGTTGGGTGAAATGGCCACGGCCGTGCTGCAGGAAAAAGGCAGGCTGGAAGCTTTTCTGAAAATAATGCAGGGTTGA
- a CDS encoding metallophosphoesterase family protein, whose product MSKIIGIISDTHGLLREEAIEALQGSDLILHAGDIGTPEVIRTLEKIAPVVAVRGNMDRGFWADDYPLTQVAECGHRTFYILHDLKKLEIDPARAEFDVVVSGHTHRLSEEWKDGALYLNPGSAGPRRFGLPVTLLRLKVEKESMEVLPVTLI is encoded by the coding sequence ATGAGCAAGATAATCGGTATCATATCCGACACGCACGGGCTCCTTCGTGAGGAGGCGATCGAAGCGTTACAAGGCAGCGATCTCATCCTCCATGCCGGTGATATAGGTACACCGGAAGTGATACGGACACTCGAGAAGATTGCCCCCGTGGTTGCAGTCCGGGGCAACATGGACCGGGGTTTCTGGGCTGACGACTACCCTTTGACACAGGTGGCGGAATGTGGGCACCGGACATTTTACATCCTCCATGACCTCAAGAAACTGGAGATCGATCCTGCCAGGGCTGAATTCGATGTGGTCGTCAGCGGGCATACCCATCGTTTGTCGGAGGAGTGGAAGGATGGAGCCCTGTATCTGAACCCCGGCAGTGCCGGTCCCCGAAGATTCGGGTTGCCGGTAACTCTCCTCCGGCTGAAGGTAGAGAAAGAGAGCATGGAGGTTTTACCCGTTACCTTGATCTGA